From a region of the Hemibagrus wyckioides isolate EC202008001 linkage group LG06, SWU_Hwy_1.0, whole genome shotgun sequence genome:
- the dipk2b gene encoding divergent protein kinase domain 2B — protein sequence MALRSLSYMPSAEALLGAWWYHWFLCLGLPLVVPNSSPVPSQDTNSFTRGFLGLDKCNVCVGTSICKKLYKEQIRFERWLPPQLHLPSDNRTSYEANYTDDSETWRPVVLSRLVSPDLHQLADKNICISAGKRKSCSIEAVLRATPRFQNLDKSNILLPSMVQGLVTPMLRCPSQRLLDRIVHRYFEVADVGSVQMKHFTSKDKLRLLYTLAVNQQPLILQMFPGTEGWPFPRYHGSCGRLMMWAGCRPLRNLYPSPLAHRSDAAYQILHTTQSLASNSLHFHLYYTSVSEDIFGIAEDGRIFIMDASTIGIIDLKEGFQTEADTQNHTDVFSCLSGSCTRTPPCESIRPSQSFTLICRHVLSKLLTSTDVQSSGLPRRVITELTVCADPTQSDQKIHKAVQILKDTLQPFRPCNISYGYRYPECRYSDKF from the exons ATGGCACTGAGGAGTCTCTCGTACATGCCCTCTGCAGAAGCGCTTTTAGGAGCATGGTGGTACCATTGGTTTCTCTGCTTGGGGCTGCCTCTGGTGGTCCCAAATTCTTCACCAGttccatcacaggacaccaaCAGCTTTACCAGAGGGTTCCTGGGCCTGGATAAATGCAATGTTTGTGTGGGCACTTCCATATGCAAGAAGCTTTATAAAGAGCAAATAAG GTTTGAAAGGTGGCTGCCTCCTCAACTGCATTTGCCCTCAGATAACAGGACATCTTACGAGGCAAATTACACAGATGACTCGGAAACCTGGAGGCCTGTTGTGCTGTCACGCCTGGTTTCCCCCGACCTGCACCAACTGGCTGACAAAAACATTTGCATCTCAGCAGGCAAAAGGAAATCCTGCAGCATTGAGGCTGTTTTAAGAGCAACACCACGGTTCCAGAACTTAGACAAGTCCAATATCCTGTTACCCAGTATGGTGCAG GGTCTGGTCACACCCATGCTGCGCTGCCCATCTCAGAGGCTGCTGGATCGAATTGTGCACCGCTACTTTGAAGTGGCTGATGTGGGAAGTGTACAGATGAAGCACTTCACCAGTAAGGACAAGCTCAGACTGCTGTACACACTGGCTGTAAATCAACAGCCTCTTATACTGCAG ATGTTTCCAGGCACTGAGGGCTGGCCCTTCCCGCGCTATCACGGCTCTTGTGGCAGGCTGATGATGTGGGCAGGCTGCAGACCCCTGAGGAACTTGTACCCATCACCACTGGCACACAGGTCTGATGCTGCCTACCAGATCCTCCACACCACCCAAAGTCTGGCCTCCAATAGCCTCCACTTCCACCTTTATTACACCAGTGTTTCAGAGGACATATTTGGTATAGCAGAGGATGGAAGGATCTTCATCATGGATGCCAGCACAATCGGGATCATCGACTTGAAGGAGG GGTTCCAAACTGAGGCGGatacacagaaccacacagacgTGTTCTCATGTCTGAGTGGCTCCTGCACAAGAACTCCTCCCTGTGAGAGCATTCGTCCCTCTCAGAGCTTTACTTTAATCTGCAGACATGTCCTGTCCAAACTGCTCACTTCTACGGATGTGCAGTCGTCTGGACTGCCCAGAAGAGTCATCACAGAGTTGACTGTATGTGCAGACCCAACACAATCCGATCAGAAGATACACAAAGCTGTTCAAATACTTAAGGACACACTACAGCCCTTCAGGCCATGCAATATCAGTTATGGATACAGGTATCCTGAATGCAGGTATAGTGACAAGTTCTAG